One window of Papaver somniferum cultivar HN1 chromosome 9, ASM357369v1, whole genome shotgun sequence genomic DNA carries:
- the LOC113314200 gene encoding type I inositol polyphosphate 5-phosphatase 8-like has product MRTESGNTMNYKSSWPKQVVRKWLNIQSGAKEFHSDYKVSEMGGTNSVEDHYGFLNEESPEKWLTETAPESLKRPRIESDSPPPVSDPLNQRMFVGTWNVGGKCPHEGLNLKDWLLTPVPADIYVLGFQEIVPLNAGNVLGAEDDAPALKWLSLIRQALNNTDKNTELAQNPPRRKEYKNFKTRISFSDLISLEDELDKEDLERHSTSSPNSDIEDEPSNFSMRRKSPKNTSSRYSLAASKQMVGIFLCVWVRTDLNQHVSNLKVSCVGRGIMGYLGNKGSVSISMTLHQTSFCYICTHLTSGEKEGDEVRRNSDVIEILKKTKFSQSQRVSGQPFTPSPVSILEHDHTIWLGDLNYRLAFPGGDTDELLKNKDWETLLKKDQLMIEQRAGRVFKGWEEGSICFAPTYKYLDNSDQYVAQNQTSKSKEKRRTPAWCDRILWTGKGMKQMWYVRGENKFSDHRPVYSLFSIQLDSPIDRNKVQKSTSSTTTSSSSSAITTTTTTPTSFSLKSTTSTASTTSTKGMHLPTASVAKIQAEELLVLPKITKDAFSSGFCTSHD; this is encoded by the exons ATGAGAACAGAGTCTGGTAATACTATGAATTATAAG TCATCTTGGCCAAAACAGGTTGTGAGGAAATGGTTAAACATTCAGAGTGGAGCTAAAGAGTTTCATTCAGATTATAAAGTTTCAG AAATGGGTGGAACAAATTCAGTGGAAGATCATTATGGTTTCTTAAATGAAGAATCACCAG AAAAATGGCTGACTGAGACTGCTCCAGAGAGTTTGAAGCGTCCAAGGATTGAATCAGACTCACCACCACCTGTTTCAGACCCCCTAAATCAAAG GATGTTTGTGGGTACATGGAATGTTGGAGGAAAATGTCCCCACGAAGGGTTGAATTTAAAGGATTGGCTACTAACCCCAGTTCCTGCAGACATTTATGTACTTGG gtttcaggaaaTTGTACCACTGAATGCAGGGAATGTATTAGGTGCAGAGGACGATGCTCCCGCCTTAAAGTGGCTTTCACTTATACGCCAAGCTCTGAATAATACTGATAAGAATACTGAATTAGCCCAAAACCCTCCAAGGCGCAAAGAATATAAGAATTTCAAAACCAGAATTAGCTTCTCTGATCTGATATCATTAGAGGATGAATTGGATAAAGAGGATTTAGAAAGACATTCAACTTCGAGTCCAAACTCAGACATAGAGGATGAACCCTCTAATTTTTCAATGAGGCGTAAATCTCCAAAGAATACTAGTAGTCGTTACAGCTTAGCTGCAAGTAAACAAATGGTTGGCATCTTCTTGTGTGTGTGGGTTCGAACTGATCTTAACCAACATGTTAGCAATTTGAAAGTCTCGTGTGTTGGAAGAGGCATTATGGGTTATCTTGGAAATAAG GGTTCGGTTTCAATCAGTATGACATTGCATCAAACAAGCTTTTGCTATATATGCACCCATTTAACTTCTGGTGAGAAAGAAGGTGACGAGGTTCGGAGAAACTCTGATGTTATTGAGATATTGAAGAAAACGAAGTTCTCTCAGTCTCAGAGAGTATCTGGACAACCATTCACACCTTCCCCTGTTAGCATTTTAGAACATGA TCATACTATTTGGCTTGGAGACTTGAATTACCGACTCGCCTTTCCTGGTGGCGACACAGATGAACTTCTGAAAAATAAAGATTGGGAAACCCTTCTCAAGAAAGACCAG CTCATGATAGAACAAAGAGCTGGCCGGGTGTTCAAAGGATGGGAAGAAGGAAGCATATGTTTTGCCCCTACTTACAAATACCTTGATAATTCTGACCAGTACGTTGCCCAAAACCAAACATCCAAATCAAAAGAGAAGAGGAGAACACCTGCCtg GTGTGACAGAATACTGTGGACAGGCAAAGGAATGAAGCAGATGTGGTATGTAAGAGGCGAGAACAAATTTTCAGACCATAGGCCTGTCTACTCGTTGTTCTCAATACAGCTCGATTCCCCAATTGACAGAAACAAAGTGCAGAAATCAACCAGCAGTACCACAACCAGCTCCTCATCTTCTGCAATAACGACCACAACAACGACTCCTACTTCTTTTTCCTTGAAAAGTACAACTTCTACAGCTTCTACTACATCTACAAAGGGAATGCATTTGCCAACAGCATCCGTTGCCAAAATCCAAGCTGAAGAGCTGTTGGTACTACCTAAAATTACAAAAGATGCTTTCAGTTCAGGTTTCTGCACATCCCATGACTAA